TCTTGCATGGTTCTCACATGGTGATCAAATACAGTTCATGAACACTCCTCCTTGAAAAGGTTAGTTCTTAATACATCAATGTAAAGGACACTCCAAGGAATTCATTTACATACACAGGTCTTAATCAAACCTAAGTTTCTTAAATCAGTCCTAGTTTTCTTATCCCAGTAACCTTCTTAAGCACAATAATCCTTGTCTCAAGGTTTAGAAGGATACCCATTAGCACAGTTGCCACCAGTGTTCCAAATCCAGATCCAACTAGATGATCGAACTTCTAAAATTGTAACAAGTAATGCTTCTAAGTTATTTCAGCAAAAACTATCACCTATAAACaatgaaaaactaaataaaactgGCTGATGACTGATGCTATTAAGTGGCAATAGGTCAATGGCATTCAAAGCCACTGAATTCCAAATCCAGCTTAATCAAGAGTGACCAAATCAAAGCCTAAAAATTCAGAACGAACAGCTGAATCCTCACCAAACAGAAAAGCAATACTTACGTAGTTTTGCCATATGCCTTCCCTATCTCACTTGAGACTGTATCACTCAACTTAGTACAGAAACTGGCTACAAAGCCAAGTTGCCAAAGCGCAAGAAATGCCCGTCCCCCTATTCCAAATATTGACAGAAAAGCACACACACAACCAGCAGCACTTGAACCAATCACACTGCCTGGTCCCCTTCTTCCCTTCCTCTTCTCAGCCACCCCTTGAGCTTCCTTCTGAGCCATTTTCACTTTTGTAACTGCAGTTCCCTAACAGCATAAATTAACTGAATCCTGTTAAAAACAAgaatttgaatggaaaaaaaatacaatgactaATTTATCACCCTCTAAAACTGGCAATATGTAACCAGTCAGTTGCTAAGAGTAAGCtctaacttttaaaattcaaatcctGCAcgaaagaaatacaaaataatctataagacgtgagagagagagataaataaaaaccccacattatatttttcaaccaCTTAGAAGTGAAACCATTACAGATTAAACCCAGAAAAGGGCCCAACATCTATGGCAGACTgaccaattaattatttcaaaattaagttTACAAAATCTAAATTCTATAGAATCAGAAAAAAGCTCAAGCAACCTAATTATGCataaatattatacatataacTAGAAAAGACAAAAAGGGCATAAAATGTATCGCCtgaatcactaaaaaaaaggaattcaattattttagccattcaaaaacccaataaaacaaatcaccaaaacccaacaaaaataacaaaatacatgCAAGCAAAGAtccaatctctctttttttttcctttgtaacTTACAATAACAAAGTAAGAGGCAACAAGGAGGAACCCGGAAGGTCCAAAAGCGCGCCAAGTAAGAGTGCCCAGCAAATAAGCAGCAAAAATCCCAGAAATTGACAGCCCGGATACCAAAATTGGAGACCcaacaacaaaaatcaacagATTGCTGAAAAGGGCTGATTTCCAAGTGGGATGTGCTGATTGGATCAAGTTCATAGCGTCTGATAGAACTCCTTGCACTGAGACTGCATGTGGTCTGTGAGGGATCATTTTCTTGTGGAACTTGAGTGTTGGAAATGATGGGGTGGAAGTAAGAATTAATGGTTTTTTGgggtgaatttgtgattcggaGAAGTGGAGAGGAGGGAAGGGATATGGGTGTTTGATGTGGAGGAGCGTCGATTGCgccatttttatgttttttatgttctgTTTGACTTTCGAGTCAAGTTCAGGTGGAGAAGaagcatttaaaaatataaaaataccccattgataatgttatttttctaattcatatttaataaaaactaggATTAGAACATACTTGAAGGAACAATTCTTGTAccattaatttttaagatttattacaAAACCATATTTTCTATCTTTTCTAGGAAACATAAATTCTAATTCTGTGAAATCTTACTTCTCcaaacaaaccaaataaaacataattataccTAAatctatacaataaaaaaatgttattcctactagaaaaataaatccttaaaaGAGCCACCTAAACTAAACATTTTCAGCCACCACAACCAAATATATAACTTAATATAATGATGGTAAAGTTAAACTATTCTTTTATAGAACATCAACTAGTTCTAGCTTCTCAAATGAATCTTTTTTACATCAAGTACAATAACTCTTGGAAGAATTTTTTAGATTCTTTCAGTTATAAATATGCCTTATCACATAGATTTATCTAAGGAATCAACCTCTGATATTCCTAGCACTAGTTTCTAAAATGTTGGTTATACCGTAAACATACCCAAACCATTATATTCAAACAGTAACCAACTTTCTCCTCTAACCTCTCCAACGTTTTCATCTGTAACTAAGAATATCTAAAATGAGCTAAATGTTTTTAAAGTAgattttgttgtaaataaaaaatattttattaatgatttttatagcAACCATAATGCTGAGAAAAGATCTTGACtttttaaaactttcatgaatgaaagacatgaaataaaaaaaatattttttaatttcattacattATATAaagttcaaaatttattttttaactagtcTAAATCATTCTATATAATTGAACATCATATTGCATATCCATTTGCAAAGCATGCATGTCTCTCATAGCATCTAAAAGTAAAACTTCTATTTGGAAACTTGCTAGTGGTACTTTCATTGAATCTGAAAATTCACCTTTAGGAAATCTCAAAACCCCACATAACAGTTAAACTATAGATGTTGCCCCTTACAAAAACCCAAATGATGATATCACCACAAACACCAAACATATTATTCAGCAGAATAACTTCACCAATACTAACCTCAATATCATGAGAAAGCAAttgaccaaaatgaaaaaacaaatttaaaagactATTCTCAAACACATAACCTATATATAGTGATGGTAAAGTTAAACCATCCTTCCATAGATGATCAAACAATTCTTGGTTCTTAGATGAATCTTCTACATCAAGTATAATAAATCTTGGAAGAATTTATGAGATTCCTTCAGTTATAAATATGTCTTACCACACAAACTCATCTAGAAAATCGATCTTTTATATTCCTAGCACTAGTTTCCAAAATGACATTTATACTATAATAATACCAAAACCATTATATTCAAACAATGACCAACCTTCTACTTCAACCTCTCCAACATTTTCATCTGTAACTGATAACATCCAAAATGAGCTGAATGTTTTTTAAGCAGATTTTGttgtaagtaaaaaatattttattaatgatctTTATAGCAACCATAATATTGAGAAAAGATCTTGGTTTTTCAAAACTTCTAtgaaaaaaagacatgaaatacaaaattgtgtttataatttcataacattacatacacacacatacGAGTAAACTACAGGGTGTAGTTTTCCCTTGAATATTTCATgatgatttataaataaatattcctagtgttatattttctttaactttTAAGCAAAATTTCAATGTCGACTCCTGATTCAAGGCATGCATGTACTATGCACTCTCATGTATCATTATGGACTGGattagtgatttttttcattttgattcttaaagttttttttgttgattaagTTCTTAAATTGCAAAATTTAAGGGCAAATGCTTCCTATTTATTAaccaataacaaaattaaaagaaggagGGTCAAGGTGAAAAGCATTAAGAATAGGTAGTAGGTTCTAAATTGACGCCAAAAGTTCACTTTTATCTTccaatttttaatatgatttcttttcggtcccttaagttttttgaaattcattttttgtttaagactttatttttattatttttagtctaTGATTTGAGAAATAGTTGTCGTATTTCGatggtagagagagaaagttttAGTTGATACTGATTTCAACCATTAAAATAGTTGATTTTGGTGTCAAATTGTTTCATTCGATGTTAATAGTTTTATTAAGGCGTTATTTTCCATCAATATCACATGATATGGTAGATTTAGTCTTGagaattgttttggattcaagtgtattttggtttttttaactgatttttgGGTTGTTTGAAGTCACAAATGAATTAATCAAGGTGTCTAGGGTAATCAATCTAGTTACTATGTTATAGCATCCAATACTTGATTTTAGTTTCTTGCACCATATAAATCCTACTAATAGTTTTTGTGAGTAAGTTTTTATTTGgggtttttgttatttctttctaTATCATTTACAAAATCTCAACTTcattatttcatcaattaatatatgtttttgaactcaAAATAATTGAAGCTACACTTTAAAATTTTGTCCATTTACTttatgaaatcaaaatcaacaaagttATTAATCTCCTAATAGTAatataactaaaaagaaaaagattagaACCACAAGTGCTTACCGAAATTAACAAGAGTAGATCAACACTCCCTATAACAATAAATATGGATACAGTTTCAATGGTGAACAAGATCTGGTtagattcaatatttttatgaacATGCACAATTGAAATTGTAGAAatattgaaatcaaaatttacctAGATGTTTCTTCTTAAAACACTTACTTGTACACGAAAAAGAATTACAGGACTTCAGGAAAACAAATCTGGTGGTGGTTTTCGTAGATCTTGGTCATGGATGGTGGCTTGTGTAAATATGGTGTTGGTTTATGGGTTTTGCAATTGTTTGtggctacaaaaaaaaaaaaaatagtgtcgGAACAAAGGTTGTTCAACAAAGGAAAAGGTTGGTGAAGAGGTTGAAAAACATAGACGATGAGAATAATTGTTCGTTGGTTTCTCAGGGGAGCAGAGAGGAAAACAGAAAAGGGATATTttggtcaataaaaaattaaactgtcTTCAAGCTTCAATTACATTTTACACAGTAATTTTAAAAGCGTGTTTGGTAAGGGTGATcattttttgttcggttcggtttttatatataaaaaaagtaaccaaactggtttaaaaaaaaaaaacaaaatcgaaCTAAAACCGATCAGTTTTAATTTAGTGCAGTTCggttttttataacaaaaatcgGTTCAAATCAACTAGTTctggtttgacttggtttttttttggtttggctcggtttttttttcgtttGGATTCGATTCAGTTAGGTTTTTCGATTTCAGGTATAAACTGAATCGAACCagtcggttttttttaattctcatctgtttttttttcacggttaggtttttttggttattttttttagttttttcgatttaatcggttttggtttttttctctcaCCGCTAATGCTTGGCATGCTTTTGATTAACCTCTATTAGACCACTTTTTTAACATGGATCCCAcaacattaaatttgtttttttttaatatttaccaTTCACTCATTTATATTAGTCAAAATCTCACCACACTTTCTATCACCAAAATAAACACCCTCGTAGTTTGAATCTGCTTCTCATTTGACAAACGCAGGTTTACTTCTcattaccattaaaaaaaaaaacccactcttgaaaaaaataaccttatCTCCCTTCCTGCACCAACAAATCAACAGTCTCTCTCAAACACATGGTGTAGACAAATCTGAGAAATTTGCTTGAGTCTGAAGTGGAGATCCAAAGTGAAAGTAGAAATACGAGTCATttgaaaaacctttaaaaataactaaataaaaaaatatacccataataaatcaattttaagatTGAGGTGATTTTgacttttgattttcttgcattttgaagaaaacaaatagaGTGGTAGGTGAAAAATATTACCAAAGTGAGAGTACAAGTATCGGGGCAAGGTATAAGAAGCGATGGTAATGgagaaaaagataaagcatgCAATTGTAAATTAATGGAAACTTTGCTTCTTTACAAAGCCctatattttgatttcttttggaCTAATGTTAgactttttgtattttatgatTACTCTATAAATACCTCTTTAATTAAGTATGCCTGGTAGCCATGGAGCTTTGTACATATCATAGCTCCCGTCGTCGGATGTAAGGGgtatttaaaagtgtggtagttgttgtaacccatttttgggtccccatgaaaaataaaataaatagccaaaagaggttagaaaaatgacaagaggcagaagcgcccggaaaatggtcagaaaattggtcaaggagtataaagatacaaagattggattcttgacaatattcttgaaggatgagaaccctattgagaaggaaattttgaattttgaggagagaaacccaaatttggatgtttatgggtttaattggatttttatttgaatttataagagatttgattccaagaaaaattgatttttaagtcaatttgggctttaattagaagaaattaaagttctggggccaaattatgatttttaggaatttattaagtcaaatcaggggcttaattgcataaatattgaagtttaagggccaattagggacttaattaagaaaatccgaaaccagggaccaatttggagaaggcgcaaagatagaggggtctgtttggaattgtttcaggggcttaattgaagaaattggaagtttattgatcaattaggggctcaattgcataaatcagaggccaaggaccaaaatgaaaaaggcggccaacaagaggggcggggaccgaatttgagggactgatttgaagtttagccatttaaatgaaacggcgcgttttacccaaaaacgacgccgtttcattaaaaaaaaaaaaaaaaagaccagaacggtgtcgttttgaacgacactgttcatcttcttcctttcccccgttTTAGCAGAACCGAAggcaaaaatttcaaaaattctcccgcgtctctctcctcgcccccaccaccgccgaaagagccgaccagccgttgcgtgattgaaggcgcactaaccatggtctcccacccgttctgcccctataaatatagaagaaaaccgaagagaaaaaaagggagagaggatcgggagagagaggagaaagagaggagagagagagagagagcgaaccgaacacttggaaacagccgcagcgccgccgcCCGGAGCCACCGTGCACGAGCCACACCACCGCCAGCGAccacctcctccacgccaggtacattttcttccccccatttttgtgtcttctgcaggtttgcctcctgcatgcattctgcatgcaggaggcggggggaagaaaattaattcttcccccgctgggcctggggctgctggcccagccttgcaagtctgggccggtcttggCCCAGACCGTAGGAGtttttcgggccgagatcggcccacgtTTGTttctcgggccgagatcggcccgtctcttttttggggctgagcctggcccattcatttgggccggcccagccctataatatattatatattattataaattataatatatatgtgtatatgttatatatatatatatataaaatatttataaaaaatctgaaaaaatctaaaaaaaaatgttgttattttcctttcatacatatatatatatatatatatattttttttttttttagggggttggtatttttgtttttatactatGGAGGTATAAAATCAGTATttgaaatatctgattttcgtcaagacacctgaaattttcaaagataaattttttttgctttcaaaaaatttctaaaaaattccttaaaaatattattgatttttttcgtacatcttttaaaaatgacttaatattagtttgtatttttatgctgtggagatacaaattcagtattaaaaatacccgatttcgtcaaaaaaaaaaataaaatattttcttgcatgttgcatacggccaatacactaacatgttttgaatgttctttttatatataaaaaaaaaatattggaagttt
This is a stretch of genomic DNA from Populus alba chromosome 11, ASM523922v2, whole genome shotgun sequence. It encodes these proteins:
- the LOC118038379 gene encoding protein VTE6, chloroplastic isoform X2, giving the protein MAQSTLLHIKHPYPFPPLHFSESQIHPKKPLILTSTPSFPTLKFHKKMIPHRPHAVSVQGVLSDAMNLIQSAHPTWKSALFSNLLIFVVGSPILVSGLSISGIFAAYLLGTLTWRAFGPSGFLLVASYFVIGTAVTKVKMAQKEAQGVAEKRKGRRGPGSVIGSSAAGCVCAFLSIFGIGGRAFLALWQLGFVASFCTKLSDTVSSEIGKAYGKTTYLVTTFKVVPRGTEGAVSAEGTLAGLLASILLASIGCILGELNNDAVNVINISVGSILAVLMQQVFLRS
- the LOC118038379 gene encoding protein VTE6, chloroplastic isoform X1 — encoded protein: MAQSTLLHIKHPYPFPPLHFSESQIHPKKPLILTSTPSFPTLKFHKKMIPHRPHAVSVQGVLSDAMNLIQSAHPTWKSALFSNLLIFVVGSPILVSGLSISGIFAAYLLGTLTWRAFGPSGFLLVASYFVIGTAVTKVKMAQKEAQGVAEKRKGRRGPGSVIGSSAAGCVCAFLSIFGIGGRAFLALWQLGFVASFCTKLSDTVSSEIGKAYGKTTYLVTTFKVVPRGTEGAVSAEGTLAGLLASILLASIGCILGEINAPEAVICVIASQIANVGESIIGAAFQEKEGFQWLNNDAVNVINISVGSILAVLMQQVFLRS